The Paenibacillus sp. RC334 nucleotide sequence GTATCGGTAGCGAGTTATGTGTATGTCTATCAGGGAGATACGCCCGAGGAGCTGCTTAAATAGTATAACTTCATTTCCTTATATACATAGGCTGCCAGTGAGCAGCTTCTTTTTTTGCAAAAAAAATCAGGCGCTCCAATAAGAGCGCCCGAATGGGAGAGGAGAAACCGGACGAAGAGCTTATGGGGAAACGTAAGTCTTCTCCGCGGTTGTCTACGACATTGGTTGAATGCCGATATCCTAAGGATGCCCACGATATGGTTTTTTATACCTCCTCAAATCCTGCGTTTTTCAAACGGCGATCCATGTGGTACGATAACGTCATAATCTTTATA carries:
- a CDS encoding cyclic lactone autoinducer peptide produces the protein MVKKIVYGLATSLSMFAAFAVSVASYVYVYQGDTPEELLK